AAATAAAGCTTGTACATACTCTTTAGTTGATCACAAATCTCACAAAAAAAATCGCATGCTCAATGTGAAGAGATTGTCCGTACTAAAAAGTCGGCTGCAAATCAGGGCATTAACACAAGCAGATGTATCGTCTTCTTTCCCCTAGTAAGCAACTAGAAAAAATGAAATGCATGGAACAACTGTATCACTATCTTCAGAACCACAGGGACGCACTTCCAATATGTATTGATCGAGCAACATAACTAATCAAGCAAATGTAAGTACAACTAGGTTGCTAAAATACAAGCCCTAAACACTGTACAGGGGAATGGATTATCTATGTCTTCCATGGGTACGGAAATCCACAAGAACTATGAATACAAGTATTCACCGACCTTTCTGAAGAAGCTATCTACTTGCAATAATCTTTGGAGACTGGGAACTACTTTGATTTGGTGTGGCCCATGTATCTCTTGAATGCTGGAAAACTCTCAGTATTGTTATGCTGAAAACAAATAAGGTTCCACCTTTAGCATTAGTCTTCCTAAAACAAATTCAGAAAGAAATAGTAAGATTCTTCGAAAAGCTGCATAGGCACTACCCTACCCAGACACCACTTGTGGGActacactaggtatgttgttgtaataGATGTATTAGATACTTTAAACACTTACCGAATAAAAGAGTTACATAAACACTACTAATATCACTACGAGTTTCTTGCATTTGTTGTCCTCTAATTTGTAGCGTAGCGTAAAACACATAAGCATTCTAGAGTGGCAGGATCACTTTTAAATCACTGCCCaaatcaatttttcatatttttgtttctttaccACTTCACCCAAGGAGAAGTAACTGAACATGTAACATTTTAAAAGCAAATAGAGAAATTAAGACCCACCAGTGATGCCGAATTTTTGGATTGCAGAAATTTGATACAACCACCTCTACCATCACCTCTTACTGAAATCAAATCACCAGCACTTGCACCTGATCCTTGCATCAAGACAGCAATCCAGATCCTAGTCGTTTACTTTCTCTTACACCACTTTCCCAAGTGCCGGTAATTCCCATCAGGACCTAGCAATCCACCAGAAAAGCAGCGGTCTCCTGGGATATTCACTCAGTGTCAGAGGGAATATGTACTTGTTAAGTAATTTCTATTTCCTTAAATGAACTTGAATCTCCCACAAGGAAAGTCAAAAGCAGAGAAAAGTAAACACTTGGAAAATGAATTATTAtgtaattcttttaatttaaggGTTAAATCAAGTTTTAAGAACACCTCTGATTAGTGAATAAGATAATTTGGTAGAAATAAATCATCATCATCCAAACAACAGACAGAACTTCAACATCAAGATGAGACAGATAGAGACCTGGTTTGACAAGTACAACTGGTGGAAAAGTCTCTTTCCTGATGTGAAATGCGGGCTGTTGTTGTGTAATATCATCTAAAGGCGGaagatcatcatcatcatcaagaataatCACTGGGGGCATGTTTTTTTTACTGTTCTTGCTGCAATTACTTGAGGCTTCCATTCCATCCTTATTTCCTGATTCATGCCCTAGACTTCCACCAGTGGCCCCAAAAACTGCATCCGACCTTGACAAAAAACTATCATGGACAACCTTCTTATGGTCAAATGGTTGGTGCAAGTTTTGATATGATCCTTCATGCACATAACTGGAAGTCTCTGAAGTGCCTCCATCTTTGTTTCTTTTGGAGGATTCTTTCTCATGATTATTTTTGTGAAGACTGCTAGCTATAATATCTTCTGCCATGTTTGGTATGCTCTTATCCTTAGACCTGtactttctttttctctttggTGTAGATAAATCATCACATGAGCCAGTGACGATGCACAGATCTACTTCTGTCTCAGCAGGTTCCTTGTTTTGATTCTCATATGAACATCTGTCAACTTCGGGTTCTTTCCTCCAGTGATAGTTTTTCTTGGAGGCTTTcgaaattctcaaaatttcattatcttttcCTTCAAGTGCCATCTCAAGTTCTTGGACCCTGGCCTGTAAATAGCCGCACAATGTTCAAAGCTCAAATTgtaatatatcataattcatttagGACATCAAACACTTACCTTCaagttatttttcttctctttagtTTTCTGAAGTTTCCTCAGATAACGAACCTCTCGCCTGTCTAGAGTGTTGCACTTGGTCATCAGTTCTTCGTAATTCCTGCCAGATAAATGCAATAAAGTTCTCCGTCAAACTTACAGCTAAACTATCAAGATTGCTTCTGTGCTTGATAAAActgaatcaagaaaataaagatcACTTTTGAGCTTGAGAAAACAAGATGATCGTAAATGACAAACTATCCAGCTCAAAGATCTGGAAACTACCCTACCAGGTGAAAATACCACAGGAGTAAATTAGGAAAAAGATCTGATAgaaggaaaatgattttttttgtagaacCAAACCTAACGGTTTTACAAGCATAACACTAATATCATTCCATTGACAAGTCAACAGTATTACTCCATCAACATGTAGCTACACAATTTTGCATGAAAACAATAAAACTCATTACTTAACTAATCCGCATAGAAAATATTACCCAGCTATATGTAAGCATAAAGCACAACGTACAAAAACTATTTTGGAATTTCGCTTTTGCATTTAGAAGCTTCAGTATGATAACTTCATTGTCCTTTCCGAAATAACGGTTCCTTTTCATAAAGACTAATTAGGAAGCCAAACTTTTTAGCAGAATTGCTCAGCTTTATCAAGCTTATGCTTTACCGAATGGACTTTCTTACTACATGCCCTATCCCCAATATCAGATCAGAAAGTAGTCATTTGCCTGAGCTTGAGAGGAAACTTAACCTAATATATCAAAGTTTTAAAATTCAGATTTTCCAAAGGAAATGAACCTCCAATGATCATATTCTACAACATAAAAACAGGACCAAAAGAATCTCTAAAGCAGAAGAGCTTAGTATATATCATGTTTCTTGCTGAAAACTGTAACTTCCTAAATGAAAGTAAAAACGTACTTGTTACGGATGACTAGTGATTTTTTCAAGACATCAATTGTCTCTAGTCTATTGACGTCATCTCTTAACGAAGCACGTTTCAAGACCTCCTCTTCTTCCAAGTTAAAATCGCAGACTCTGAAGTAATAACCGTGAAGGCAAAGTGAAAACAAGAACTGTTAAGGATGAAAGTACTTGTTGCCCTCAATGTGAAATGACTTACAACTTGAGTGTTGCAAGCTCCTTAGCTAGAGCCATATTTCTATCTTGTAGCTTTATGCACTCCAAAGTCGATTGATCTAGCTCCTGCATCATAAATTTTGTCCAGAATATTGTAACTAATAACTTATATATATGACACCAAGAAGAATTACTTACAAGCATTCCTGAATAGATGCACTCGCAAACATCAAGAGGCAAAAATATCTACCTTGGATTTAAGGTGTAGCAACTGTTGAATGGCTGCCTCCTGTTTCACAGCTTCTATCTTTAGAGTCATTTCCATTTTCAGCTCCTCCTTGCACGTGAACAGCTGGAAAAAAAATGCGACGAAATAGTTTAGATGAAAATGTGATGACATGAAGTCTTGCGCAGATCAAGTTTGAAGCAAATATGCTCACATAAATGTCTCTAGTGTTAGTTAATGGTACCAGATACTTCTCAACTTAACGGGAGCCATGCTTATTCCACCTAAGAACATGTATTTTGGTTCTGAGCAAAAGAGTGGCTCTTTTCAATCATTAGCCAAACAATAAAATGAAACTTACATCTGCAAAAGATGTTTATTTCATTTGTCACATGTGATTTTTTAGACATTAGAACTCTTCATGGAACTCCCaaatttttaaatctataaattGTTTGTCATTTCATTTGGTGAACAATGggcatagagacatggaaaaaGATTGACTTTTCACATCTAACCGATGGATGATTTCGTGAAACAAGTACTCATCTGTTAGGTGCTTGAAGGAAGAGATCCCCATGCTTAGATTCTAAATTAactataaaatatgtttttgaatCTTTCTCTATGCAATAGCTTTTGATTGCCCCAGTTCAATGCTTTTTGAGAATAGAGAACTGGAAGCCCAATGATTTTCAAATGTGAAGAGAATCACGGCTACACAGAAGCATGGTGAGTTCTTTTGCACTATTATATTTTCTCTAGTTGTCAAATTTGTACTATATTTACAATGTAGATTGTATCTCTTATATGAAGGAAAGGTTGATGTATCAGACTAGTAGCCTTCATAACCTCTCAATAGATCATCCATATCCTTAAGTGTTTGGCCAAAAACATACTTGGACTATACCCAAAACTTAGGATACATCCGTTAACTACCACACTAAAGAAGAACATCCTTAAGTATCCAAAATTTAGCAAGTTTCATCCTTTGACCAGAATGTTAGAAAGACTAACAGACCTGCTCATGTGCCATTCATGACTCCAGGACTCGCTCATATATatccttttttatttcataaactTGAGAAAATATTGTGAACAGAATAAACATGATGCAATTGCATAGAATTCAACAGCTTTATATTCTGTGAATTCATAGTTAAAGTGATAGCAAGATGAACAATTACCTCTGCATTGACTTCTTTGAGATCTTTCAGCTGTTTTTCCAGAGTGGAAGTCAGTCCTACAACTTTCCTCTCCAATCTTTTGACCTCATTTTGCAACTCCCAATGATCCTCTTCATAATCAGGAGGTTTCTGCGTAAGACTTGTAACATTTGGATCACCAATAGATTGGAAATAAAGCCTATTTGCATTTTCTTCCGAACAAGCCTGTTTGCAAACTGGGcaattcttcttttttccttttgtgcAGTATTCAAACCATTGCTGAAGACTTGTTTTGCAACCATAACATATCAAAAACAGAAAACGAACAGATACTTGTCAGATAAGGACAATAATTATCTCCATCAGATGTCAAGTACGAATAAAGAATTGTTACAAGTCTAACCAGCAACACTTTAAGGCTTAAAGTAGGATCaatgttttcctttttctcattagaagTAAACATAAAGGTGTGTTTGGttcaaagaaaaatgttttaCCATGGGAAACCATTTCCCTTATCATCTTCAGTGTTTACTAGACTTACAAGGTATAGAATAGTGGTGCAGGAGAAAAATATAGTGATATTTTTAGTATTGAAGGTCAACATCAATACATGAATGTTGATTAAAACAAGCTATATAAAATAAGAAGTGATAAAtttgtttgtaaagaaaagGACTGCAGCTTATAAGTGGCAGAAATAAACACCTTTTGGGCAAAAATGGAGAAAACATTTTTCACAATACAATGTAACTAAACATAGAAAcgatttcttgaaaaaaaacatttctttttttaataactgTGCATCCCGACTAACCGCAGAGGATACCAACACCTCACACCAGCAACATGTATCGAGTAactatgaaaatgaaaagaaatcacCTAACGGTCATTTGTTACAGGGATGGGATAGATAAAGTTATCTCATGGATTGAAATATCCCACCATATATATGAGAATAACTTACCACATCATTGTTGTAGAAATAGTGAGACAAATAATCTCACGATTAACTGATACACCTAATCAAACGCAATAATCCTACATTTTATCTCATGGATTGAAATATCCCACGTGATTAGCTATCCCACCATACATATGAGAATAACTTACCACATCACTGTTTTGTACAAATAGTGAGACAAATAATCTCACGATTAACTAATACACCAAATCAAACGCAATAATCCTACATTTATCTCGAGATTACTGTCCCTTATCACTTATACCTAACAATCCCCTAATATTTCTTGTCTCCACACGGATTTAAACTTCAGAACTCATAATtctaaacccacttcatacacCACTAGGTGTTGCAGCTTGAAAATAACATTTCTTTATCATAAAAAAcaccaaaaaagaaatttttcagAGATTACGAATCTATGTAATACAATGAATGAACTCATGGACACAAGGGTAACAAAATACCAAttctggattttttttttaaaaaacccaataaaattcttaaattagAATCAAGATTAGCTGAAATAAGAGTACCCAAATCGATTTAGAAAAGGAGAAGCTAACCATAGCTCATGAAAAACATGACCACAAATAGTAACGGCTTGAAGATCTTCGATGATAGGGTTTAGATCTTCATAGCAAATTGAGCAAATGGTTTTCCCAAAACTATTCACTCCAACCATTTTTCAGTTTCTGTGTCTCCTCCTTCTGGTTCATCAATGGAGAATGGAGAAAGGAGGAGGGAAAACGATATCGAAACAGTAGGGTAAGGGGAAGAAGAGGGAAAATTTCAGTAAATGTAGGGGAATTTATATTACAGAAATTAAGACCTTACAccacaattttattaatttcaattcACAAAAACTATCCAATATATCAAGTTTAAGCTAAGCTGGAACAGccgttataaaaaaaatttaaaaaaaaaaacgtaaattgatttttatttaagatagttatgaaattcttattatttttaataactcAATAAATAATATCGACTCTAGATTATTTGATTGATTTAACCAGGGGTGTCAAATGAGCGGATTGGATTGAAGTTGAAACAAAATAGGTTGAATAGAAATTGTGACAAAGTAGATGTTGTGACAATGCTTAAGAGA
The window above is part of the Solanum pennellii chromosome 5, SPENNV200 genome. Proteins encoded here:
- the LOC107018464 gene encoding uncharacterized protein LOC107018464 isoform X3; the encoded protein is MVGVNSFGKTICSICYEDLNPIIEDLQAVTICGHVFHELWLASPFLNRFGLQQWFEYCTKGKKKNCPVCKQACSEENANRLYFQSIGDPNVTSLTQKPPDYEEDHWELQNEVKRLERKVVGLTSTLEKQLKDLKEVNAELFTCKEELKMEMTLKIEAVKQEAAIQQLLHLKSKELDQSTLECIKLQDRNMALAKELATLKLNYEELMTKCNTLDRREVRYLRKLQKTKEKKNNLKARVQELEMALEGKDNEILRISKASKKNYHWRKEPEVDRCSYENQNKEPAETEVDLCIVTGSCDDLSTPKRKRKYRSKDKSIPNMAEDIIASSLHKNNHEKESSKRNKDGGTSETSSYVHEGSYQNLHQPFDHKKVVHDSFLSRSDAVFGATGGSLGHESGNKDGMEASSNCSKNSKKNMPPVIILDDDDDLPPLDDITQQQPAFHIRKETFPPVVLVKPGDRCFSGGLLGPDGNYRHLGKWCKRK
- the LOC107018464 gene encoding uncharacterized protein LOC107018464 isoform X1, giving the protein MVGVNSFGKTICSICYEDLNPIIEDLQAVTICGHVFHELWLASPFLNRFGLQQWFEYCTKGKKKNCPVCKQACSEENANRLYFQSIGDPNVTSLTQKPPDYEEDHWELQNEVKRLERKVVGLTSTLEKQLKDLKEVNAELFTCKEELKMEMTLKIEAVKQEAAIQQLLHLKSKELDQSTLECIKLQDRNMALAKELATLKLVCDFNLEEEEVLKRASLRDDVNRLETIDVLKKSLVIRNKNYEELMTKCNTLDRREVRYLRKLQKTKEKKNNLKARVQELEMALEGKDNEILRISKASKKNYHWRKEPEVDRCSYENQNKEPAETEVDLCIVTGSCDDLSTPKRKRKYRSKDKSIPNMAEDIIASSLHKNNHEKESSKRNKDGGTSETSSYVHEGSYQNLHQPFDHKKVVHDSFLSRSDAVFGATGGSLGHESGNKDGMEASSNCSKNSKKNMPPVIILDDDDDLPPLDDITQQQPAFHIRKETFPPVVLVKPGDRCFSGGLLGPDGNYRHLGKWCKRK
- the LOC107018464 gene encoding E3 ubiquitin-protein ligase TRAIP-like isoform X2; translation: MVGVNSFGKTICSICYEDLNPIIEDLQAVTICGHVFHELCLQQWFEYCTKGKKKNCPVCKQACSEENANRLYFQSIGDPNVTSLTQKPPDYEEDHWELQNEVKRLERKVVGLTSTLEKQLKDLKEVNAELFTCKEELKMEMTLKIEAVKQEAAIQQLLHLKSKELDQSTLECIKLQDRNMALAKELATLKLVCDFNLEEEEVLKRASLRDDVNRLETIDVLKKSLVIRNKNYEELMTKCNTLDRREVRYLRKLQKTKEKKNNLKARVQELEMALEGKDNEILRISKASKKNYHWRKEPEVDRCSYENQNKEPAETEVDLCIVTGSCDDLSTPKRKRKYRSKDKSIPNMAEDIIASSLHKNNHEKESSKRNKDGGTSETSSYVHEGSYQNLHQPFDHKKVVHDSFLSRSDAVFGATGGSLGHESGNKDGMEASSNCSKNSKKNMPPVIILDDDDDLPPLDDITQQQPAFHIRKETFPPVVLVKPGDRCFSGGLLGPDGNYRHLGKWCKRK